One Miscanthus floridulus cultivar M001 chromosome 11, ASM1932011v1, whole genome shotgun sequence DNA window includes the following coding sequences:
- the LOC136491780 gene encoding monooxygenase 1-like, protein MEESHDIVIVGGGICGLATSLALHRKGIASLVLEKSETLRAEGGYIGIHVNGWRVLEQLGIAAELRETANLITAFHDVWHQEKKSSLTPVRDETRFLKRKDLVETMAKNIPAGAIRFGCHIAAIHPSDPCAVLATRGGGVIRAKVLIGCDGTHSVVAKYLGMSPARSTPTMYMRGFTRYPHGHPFGDHFLRLRINPCFVGRAPVSDTVVSYFVACQITSADASVTRDVRATRDFVLQKLQGVQCPAEILEMIQNSDPESLVVTTKVWYRPPWQVAFAGFRKGTVTVAGDAMHTMGSYIGQGGAVAMEDALVLARSLARSIAGSGGRADEPCDKTMIVGAATAIGEYVRERRLRVVRLSLEAFAMGRMLQTKWLALKLALVENRPLILG, encoded by the exons ATGGAGGAGTCCCATGACATCGTCATCGTAGGTGGTGGCATCTGCGGCCTCGCCACCTCTCTTGCACTCCACCG GAAAGGGATTGCGAGCCTTGTGTTGGAGAAGTCGGAGACTTTGAGAGCAGAGGGCGGCTACATCGGTATCCATGTCAATGGATGGCGTGTTCTGGAGCAACTCGGGATTGCTGCAGAGCTCCGGGAGACTGCAAACCTTATCACCGC ATTTCACGACGTGTGGCACCAAGAAAAGAAGAGCAGTCTGACACCCGTCAG AGACGAGACCCGATTTTTAAAGAGGAAGGACCTGGTCGAGACGATGGCCAAGAACATTCCCGCAGGAGCAATCCGTTTTGGTTGCCACATTGCAGCGATTCATCCATCAGATCCCTGCGCGGTCCTTGCTACAAGGGGTGGCGGGGTCATCAGGGCCAAG GTGTTGATTGGTTGTGATGGCACCCACTCAGTGGTGGCAAAGTATTTAGGCATGTCTCCGGCAAGATCAACCCCTACCATGTATATGCGTGGATTCACAAGGTATCCGCACGGGCATCCCTTCGGAGACCATTTCCTACGCCTAAGGATCAATCCTTGCTTTGTTGGGCGAGCGCCCGTCAGCGACACTGTAGTCAGTTACTTCGTAGCCTGTCAAATCACTTCTGCAG ATGCAAGTGTCACCAGGGACGTGCGTGCCACGAGGGATTTCGTGCTACAGAAGCTGCAAGGCGTGCAGTGCCCCGCCGAGATCCTCGAGATGATCCAGAACTCCGACCCCGAGTCACTGGTCGTCACCACCAAGGTGTGGTACCGGCCGCCGTGGCAGGTCGCGTTCGCCGGCTTCCGGAAGGGCACCGTGACGGTTGCCGGCGACGCCATGCACACCATGGGGTCCTACATTGGCCAGGGAGGCGCGGTGGCGATGGAGGACGCCCTCGTGCTTGCCCGGTCGCTGGCGCGATCCATCGCCGGGAGTGGCGGCCGTGCTGATGAGCCGTGCGACAAGACGATGATCGTCGGTGCGGCGACGGCCATTGGGGAGTACGTCAGGGAGAGGAGGCTGAGGGTGGTGAGGCTGTCGTTGGAGGCCTTCGCCATGGGGAGAATGCTGCAAACCAAGTGGCTGGCTTTGAAGctagcactagtagagaacagacctttaatcctcggctaa
- the LOC136491779 gene encoding monooxygenase 1-like: protein MLHADASVTRDVRATRDFVLQKLQGVQCPAEILEMIQNSDPESLVVTTKVWYRPPWQVAFAGFRKGTVTVAGDAMHTMGSYIGQGGAVAMEDALVLARSLARSIAGSGGRADEPCDKTMIVGAATAIGEYVRERRLRVVRLSLEAFAMGRMLQTKWLALKLALVENRPLILG, encoded by the coding sequence atgTTGCATGCAGATGCAAGTGTCACCAGGGACGTGCGTGCCACGAGGGATTTCGTGCTACAGAAGCTGCAAGGCGTGCAGTGCCCCGCCGAGATCCTCGAGATGATCCAGAACTCCGACCCCGAGTCACTGGTCGTCACCACCAAGGTGTGGTACCGGCCGCCGTGGCAGGTCGCGTTCGCCGGCTTCCGGAAGGGCACCGTGACGGTTGCCGGCGACGCCATGCACACCATGGGGTCCTACATTGGCCAGGGAGGCGCGGTGGCGATGGAGGACGCCCTCGTGCTTGCCCGGTCGCTGGCGCGATCCATCGCCGGGAGTGGCGGCCGTGCTGATGAGCCGTGCGACAAGACGATGATCGTCGGTGCGGCGACGGCCATTGGGGAGTACGTCAGGGAGAGGAGGCTGAGGGTGGTGAGGCTGTCGTTGGAGGCCTTCGCCATGGGGAGAATGCTGCAAACCAAGTGGCTGGCTTTGAAGctagcactagtagagaacagacctttaatcctcggctaa